In a single window of the Nocardioides massiliensis genome:
- a CDS encoding beta-propeller domain-containing protein translates to MHALLSSLPRRARLVTGIVTVGAVLATTVLLATTGPPSPEAPAQEPRDLEPVAVTGPIAPADSCEALLRAYVAAALPEVTAWGLGGGWGRFPVAAGATVDLAVGSSAGGTNVQEAGVDEADIAKTDGRHVYAVQGRRLTVHEITGVTPRLLTRIVLPRHVHGAELLLADDRLVVLGGTSGAPPGPAARSAVIDSIWPAGGGSTLVRTYHVADPASPVLLSDEVVEGSVLGARLHDDGDDAAVRLSFRHHGPALDFVQPNRRRTRADALRHNRDLVRRSVIEDWLPHVRPANGGAGAPLVDCDDVALVDDRAAAGTVSLLAWDVPAGPTARTATAIATESDLLYASTDRVYLATRDWQRPRTGVHAFALEAGAGEDGPTTRYLGSGTVPGRVADRWSFDAHDGTLRVASALGRSWNPRENAVTVLAEGEGELVEVGQVAGMGRREQIHAVRWFDDLAVLVTFRQVDPLYTVDLTDPTSPRLLGELKIPGFSAYLHPIGDGRVLGLGQDATARGRTRGAQASLFDLGDLADPRRTASAGLGRHTNWGAEWEPRTFTWLPQRRLGIAVADFWQRGRRGPRLVAVEPDGDRLTATVLPHPVGRWGSDSVRTLPLADERVAVVSRRGVEVVDLDRELSPGGG, encoded by the coding sequence GTGCACGCACTCCTCTCCTCCCTCCCCCGGCGCGCCCGTCTGGTCACCGGCATCGTCACCGTCGGCGCGGTCCTCGCCACCACGGTCCTCCTGGCCACCACCGGCCCGCCGTCCCCCGAGGCACCAGCGCAGGAGCCGCGGGACCTGGAGCCGGTCGCCGTCACCGGCCCGATCGCGCCTGCCGACAGCTGCGAGGCGTTGCTGAGGGCGTACGTCGCGGCGGCGCTGCCCGAGGTGACGGCGTGGGGGCTCGGCGGCGGGTGGGGACGGTTCCCGGTCGCGGCGGGCGCCACGGTGGACCTCGCCGTCGGCTCCTCCGCCGGGGGCACCAACGTCCAGGAGGCGGGCGTCGACGAGGCCGACATCGCCAAGACCGACGGCCGACACGTGTACGCCGTCCAGGGCCGCCGCCTCACCGTGCACGAGATCACTGGCGTGACACCGCGCCTGCTGACCCGGATCGTCCTGCCGAGGCACGTCCACGGCGCCGAGCTGCTGCTGGCCGACGACCGGCTCGTCGTGCTGGGCGGGACCTCCGGTGCCCCTCCCGGACCCGCTGCCCGGTCGGCGGTCATCGACTCCATCTGGCCGGCCGGTGGTGGCAGCACGCTGGTGCGGACCTACCACGTCGCCGACCCGGCGTCCCCGGTGCTGCTGTCCGACGAGGTCGTCGAGGGATCGGTGCTCGGCGCGCGCCTGCACGACGACGGCGACGACGCGGCCGTCCGGCTCAGCTTCCGCCATCACGGACCCGCGCTGGACTTCGTGCAACCCAACCGTCGGCGCACCCGGGCCGACGCTCTGCGCCACAACCGCGACCTCGTACGACGCAGCGTCATCGAGGACTGGCTGCCGCACGTGCGCCCCGCGAACGGGGGCGCCGGCGCTCCCCTCGTCGACTGCGACGACGTCGCTCTCGTCGACGACCGTGCCGCGGCCGGCACCGTGAGCCTGCTCGCCTGGGACGTCCCGGCGGGTCCGACGGCGCGCACGGCGACGGCGATCGCCACGGAGTCCGACCTGCTCTACGCCAGTACCGACCGGGTCTACCTCGCGACCCGTGACTGGCAACGACCCCGGACCGGGGTCCACGCCTTCGCGCTCGAGGCCGGCGCCGGCGAGGACGGCCCGACCACCCGCTACCTCGGCTCCGGCACGGTCCCGGGCCGGGTCGCCGACCGCTGGTCGTTCGACGCCCACGACGGCACCCTGCGCGTGGCGTCCGCACTCGGCCGCTCGTGGAATCCCCGCGAGAACGCCGTGACCGTGCTCGCCGAGGGCGAGGGGGAGCTCGTCGAGGTGGGCCAGGTCGCCGGCATGGGTCGACGCGAGCAGATCCACGCGGTGCGCTGGTTCGACGACCTCGCCGTGCTGGTCACCTTCCGCCAGGTCGACCCGCTCTACACCGTCGACCTCACCGACCCGACGAGTCCTCGGCTCCTCGGGGAGCTGAAGATCCCGGGCTTCTCCGCCTACCTGCACCCGATCGGCGACGGCCGGGTGCTCGGTCTCGGCCAGGACGCGACAGCACGCGGGCGCACGCGGGGTGCGCAGGCGTCGCTGTTCGACCTCGGCGACCTGGCAGACCCGCGGCGTACGGCGTCCGCGGGACTGGGCCGGCACACGAACTGGGGCGCGGAGTGGGAGCCGCGCACCTTCACCTGGTTGCCGCAGCGCCGGCTGGGCATCGCGGTGGCCGACTTCTGGCAGCGCGGGCGGCGCGGGCCCCGGCTGGTCGCGGTCGAGCCGGACGGCGACCGTCTGACCGCCACCGTCCTCCCCCATCCCGTCGGCAGGTGGGGCAGCGACTCCGTGCGCACGCTCCCCCTGGCTGACGAGCGCGTCGCCGTCGTCAGCCGTCGCGGGGTCGAGGTCGTCGACCTCGACCGCGAGCTCAGCCCGGGCGGCGGGTGA
- a CDS encoding PLP-dependent cysteine synthase family protein, with product MRFDSLLDSVGGTPLVGLPRLSPSPEVRVWAKLEDRNPTGSIKDRAALKMVEVAEADGTLTPGCTILEPTSGNTGISLAMAARLKGYRIVCVMPENTSTERKQLLEMWGAEIIYSPAAGGSNEAVRVAKQIAAQNPDWKMLYQYGNPANALAHYEGTAPEILADLPTITHFVAGLGTTGTLMGVGRYFREHKPEVRIVAAEPRYGELVYGLRNLDEGFVPELYDASLIDSRFSVGPRDAVRRVRELLAQEGIFAGVSTGAILHAALGQATKAVKAGESADIAFVVADGGWKYLSTGAYEGTLDEAEDKLEGQLWA from the coding sequence GTGCGCTTCGACAGCCTGCTCGACTCGGTCGGTGGGACGCCACTGGTCGGCCTCCCGCGGCTGTCGCCGTCCCCCGAGGTCCGGGTCTGGGCCAAGCTCGAGGACCGCAACCCGACGGGGTCGATCAAGGACCGCGCGGCGCTGAAGATGGTCGAGGTCGCCGAGGCTGACGGCACGCTGACGCCCGGGTGCACGATCCTGGAGCCGACGTCGGGCAACACCGGCATCTCGCTGGCGATGGCCGCTCGGCTCAAGGGCTACCGGATCGTCTGTGTGATGCCGGAGAACACCTCGACCGAGCGCAAGCAGCTGCTGGAGATGTGGGGCGCGGAGATCATCTACTCCCCGGCAGCCGGCGGGTCTAACGAGGCCGTCCGGGTCGCGAAGCAGATCGCAGCGCAGAACCCGGACTGGAAGATGCTCTACCAGTACGGCAACCCCGCCAACGCGCTCGCGCACTACGAGGGCACCGCGCCGGAGATCCTGGCCGACCTCCCGACGATCACCCACTTCGTCGCGGGACTCGGCACCACCGGCACCCTGATGGGCGTCGGCCGCTACTTCCGCGAGCACAAGCCCGAGGTCCGCATCGTCGCCGCGGAGCCGCGCTACGGCGAGCTCGTCTACGGCCTGCGCAACCTCGATGAGGGGTTCGTGCCGGAGCTGTACGACGCCTCGCTGATCGACTCCCGCTTCTCCGTCGGCCCCCGCGACGCCGTACGCCGGGTCCGCGAGCTGCTCGCGCAGGAGGGCATCTTCGCCGGCGTCTCGACCGGTGCGATCCTGCACGCCGCGCTCGGCCAGGCCACCAAGGCGGTCAAGGCCGGCGAGTCCGCCGACATCGCGTTCGTCGTCGCCGACGGCGGGTGGAAGTACCTCTCGACCGGTGCCTACGAAGGCACCCTCGACGAGGCCGAGGACAAGCTGGAGGGCCAGCTGTGGGCGTGA
- a CDS encoding MoaD/ThiS family protein, which yields MAIEVRVPTILRTYTDGAKSVTAEGASLRALVDALEAHHPGIKERLVEGDPIELRRFVNVYVNDEDVRFTGGLDTELSDGDQVVILPAVAGGSRATLPA from the coding sequence ATGGCCATCGAGGTCCGCGTCCCCACGATCCTGCGCACCTACACCGACGGCGCGAAGTCCGTCACCGCCGAGGGCGCCTCCCTGCGCGCCCTGGTCGACGCGCTGGAGGCACACCACCCCGGCATCAAGGAGCGGCTCGTCGAAGGCGACCCCATCGAGCTGCGGCGCTTCGTCAACGTCTACGTCAACGACGAGGACGTGCGCTTCACGGGCGGGCTCGACACCGAGCTCTCCGACGGCGACCAGGTGGTGATCCTGCCGGCAGTCGCCGGTGGGTCTCGGGCGACGCTGCCCGCCTGA
- a CDS encoding Mov34/MPN/PAD-1 family protein gives MLTIDRATYDAIVAHAKRDHPVEACGVVAGPEGSGRPERFVPMLNAAGSPTFYEFDSAELLALYKQMWDADEEPVVIYHSHTETEAYPSRTDVGLANEPGAHYVLVSTREHGNAEGPVEFRSYRIVDGVVTEEEVNVVDALPPRSTP, from the coding sequence GTGCTGACCATCGACCGCGCGACCTACGACGCCATCGTCGCGCATGCCAAGCGGGACCACCCCGTGGAGGCGTGTGGCGTGGTGGCCGGGCCCGAGGGCTCGGGCCGGCCGGAGCGGTTCGTCCCCATGCTCAACGCCGCGGGATCCCCGACGTTCTACGAGTTCGACTCCGCCGAGCTGCTGGCGCTCTACAAGCAGATGTGGGACGCCGACGAGGAGCCGGTGGTGATCTACCACTCGCACACCGAGACCGAGGCCTACCCCAGTCGCACCGATGTCGGGCTGGCCAACGAGCCTGGTGCGCACTACGTGCTGGTCAGCACGCGGGAGCACGGCAACGCCGAGGGTCCCGTGGAGTTCCGGTCCTACCGCATCGTCGACGGCGTGGTGACCGAGGAAGAGGTCAACGTCGTCGACGCCCTACCGCCGAGGAGCACCCCCTGA
- a CDS encoding DUF2017 domain-containing protein, translating into MGDAAAGRPVTSGFEPARGGGVVISLSGFEADLLRSLVSQLVELLRNEMAAPGSVDPFEAMLDFSGPTTEPEDPVLARLFPTAYPDDEEAAGEFRRFTEGGLRDTKARTAALVIDQLEESGLPPVLTEDGLWVDVELDQPSAQAWLRSLTDVRLALATRLGIEDGDEDYWASLPEDDPRAHVHDIYDWAGFLQETLVQALWR; encoded by the coding sequence GTGGGCGACGCTGCAGCGGGACGACCAGTGACGTCGGGCTTCGAGCCCGCCCGCGGTGGCGGCGTGGTGATCTCGCTGTCCGGCTTCGAGGCCGACCTGCTGCGCTCTCTGGTCTCCCAGCTCGTCGAGTTGCTGCGCAACGAGATGGCGGCCCCCGGGTCGGTCGACCCGTTCGAGGCGATGCTCGACTTCTCCGGACCGACCACCGAGCCCGAGGACCCGGTCCTCGCGCGGCTCTTCCCGACCGCGTATCCCGACGACGAGGAGGCCGCCGGCGAGTTCCGGCGCTTCACGGAGGGCGGGCTGCGCGACACCAAGGCGCGCACCGCGGCGCTGGTGATCGACCAGCTGGAGGAGTCCGGTCTGCCGCCGGTGCTCACCGAGGACGGACTGTGGGTCGACGTCGAGCTCGACCAGCCCTCCGCCCAGGCATGGCTGCGCTCCCTGACCGACGTCCGCCTCGCCCTGGCGACCCGGCTCGGCATCGAGGACGGCGATGAGGACTACTGGGCCTCGCTGCCCGAGGACGACCCGCGCGCCCACGTGCACGACATCTACGACTGGGCCGGGTTCTTGCAGGAGACGCTCGTCCAGGCGCTGTGGCGCTAG
- the clpS gene encoding ATP-dependent Clp protease adapter ClpS produces the protein MSAPSPVELDEPVSDESTLPATPWVTIVWNDPVNLMSYVTYVFCTYFGYSRKKAEKLMLEVHEEGRSVVSAGSREEMERDVQAMHEYGLWATLQRDDQ, from the coding sequence GTGTCCGCGCCGAGCCCGGTCGAACTCGACGAGCCCGTCAGCGACGAGTCGACCCTTCCCGCCACCCCGTGGGTGACCATCGTCTGGAACGACCCGGTCAACCTGATGTCCTACGTGACCTACGTGTTCTGCACCTACTTCGGCTACTCGAGGAAGAAGGCCGAGAAGCTGATGCTCGAGGTCCACGAGGAGGGCCGCTCGGTGGTGTCGGCGGGGTCGCGCGAGGAGATGGAGCGCGACGTGCAGGCCATGCACGAGTACGGCCTGTGGGCGACGCTGCAGCGGGACGACCAGTGA
- a CDS encoding nicotinate phosphoribosyltransferase: MSSPPRSPALLTDRYELTMVDAALRAGTADRRVAFAVFARGLPAGRRYGVVAGTGRLLDALADFRFGDAELAFLEEHQVVGAETLAWLADYRFAGDIRGYGEGETYFPGSPLLVIEGGFAEAVLLETLVLSILNHDCAIASAASRMTAAARQRPCLDMGARRAHEESAVAAARAAYIAGFEGTSNLAAHARHGVPSAGTSAHAFTLLHDTEEDAFAAQVAAMGAGTTLLVDTYDVPSAIRTAVRVAGTQLGGIRLDSGDLATEAFRARALLDELGAHDTQIVVTSDLDEYAVAALAAAPVDRYGIGTSLVTGSGHPTARLVYKMVARHDGDGTGDGAGDGWVPLAKASAGKASVGGRHWAYRRTREGRAVAEVLRPSPQAGPDERPLDRVLVRAGEIVGVEPLESARERHARSRAELPEQALRLSPGGPVIPTEWV; encoded by the coding sequence ATGTCGAGCCCGCCCCGCTCCCCCGCGCTGCTCACCGACCGCTACGAGCTGACCATGGTCGACGCGGCCCTGCGCGCCGGCACCGCCGACCGCCGGGTCGCCTTCGCGGTCTTCGCCCGCGGCCTGCCCGCCGGCCGGCGCTACGGCGTCGTCGCCGGCACCGGACGCCTCCTCGACGCCCTCGCCGACTTCCGCTTCGGCGACGCCGAGCTCGCGTTCCTCGAGGAGCACCAGGTGGTCGGTGCCGAGACGCTGGCGTGGCTGGCCGACTACCGCTTCGCCGGTGACATCCGCGGCTACGGCGAGGGCGAGACCTACTTCCCCGGCTCCCCGCTGCTCGTGATCGAGGGCGGTTTCGCCGAGGCCGTGCTGCTGGAGACCCTCGTGCTGTCGATCCTCAACCACGACTGCGCGATCGCGAGCGCCGCGTCCCGCATGACCGCCGCCGCGCGCCAGCGCCCGTGCCTCGACATGGGAGCGCGCCGGGCCCACGAGGAGTCGGCGGTCGCCGCCGCCCGAGCCGCCTACATCGCCGGCTTCGAGGGCACCTCCAACCTCGCCGCGCACGCGCGCCACGGCGTCCCGTCGGCCGGCACGAGCGCGCACGCCTTCACGCTGCTGCACGACACCGAGGAGGACGCCTTCGCCGCCCAGGTCGCGGCGATGGGTGCCGGCACCACCCTGCTCGTCGACACCTACGACGTGCCGTCCGCGATCCGCACCGCCGTACGCGTCGCCGGGACGCAGCTGGGCGGGATCCGGCTCGACTCCGGTGACCTGGCGACCGAGGCGTTCCGTGCCCGCGCCCTGCTCGATGAGCTCGGTGCGCACGACACCCAGATCGTGGTCACCTCCGACCTCGACGAGTACGCCGTCGCCGCGCTCGCCGCCGCGCCGGTCGACCGCTACGGCATCGGCACCTCGCTGGTCACCGGCAGCGGCCACCCGACGGCGCGGCTCGTCTACAAGATGGTCGCGCGCCACGACGGCGACGGCACAGGTGACGGAGCGGGTGACGGCTGGGTGCCGTTGGCGAAGGCCAGTGCCGGCAAGGCGTCGGTCGGTGGCCGGCACTGGGCCTACCGGCGGACCCGCGAGGGCCGCGCGGTGGCCGAGGTCCTGCGCCCGTCGCCGCAGGCGGGTCCCGACGAGCGTCCGCTCGACCGCGTGCTCGTGCGGGCCGGTGAGATCGTCGGCGTCGAGCCGCTGGAGTCCGCCCGCGAGCGGCACGCCCGCAGCCGGGCGGAGCTCCCCGAGCAGGCGCTGCGACTCTCCCCCGGCGGTCCGGTGATCCCCACCGAGTGGGTCTGA
- a CDS encoding enoyl-CoA hydratase-related protein, with protein sequence METDLEIRVEDGALWLRLNRPDHFNALTDLMADEIAHEIEEARTEDEVRVVVLTGTGPAFSAGADLSGENPQDRLDVTSLDRANRIIRAITTLDKPVVAAVNGAAAGVGMSSVLACDLAIAKESATFVLGFSAVGLMPDGGASATLAAAIGRSRAMRIALLSEPMSAREAYEAGLISHVAPDEEYDALVASVVRRLAGGPPLAYAATKKAINEAAFAQLDPALERERTGQTVLLRTADAAEGMRAFAERRRPEFRGE encoded by the coding sequence ATGGAGACCGACCTGGAGATCCGTGTCGAGGACGGCGCGCTGTGGTTGCGGCTGAACCGCCCCGACCACTTCAACGCCCTGACCGACCTGATGGCCGATGAGATCGCCCACGAGATCGAGGAGGCGCGGACCGAGGACGAGGTGCGCGTGGTCGTGCTCACGGGCACCGGTCCGGCGTTCAGCGCGGGCGCGGACCTGTCGGGGGAGAACCCCCAGGACCGTCTCGACGTCACCAGCCTCGACCGCGCCAACCGGATCATCCGCGCGATCACCACGCTCGACAAGCCCGTCGTGGCGGCGGTCAACGGCGCCGCGGCCGGGGTGGGGATGTCGAGCGTGCTGGCCTGCGACCTGGCGATCGCGAAGGAGTCGGCCACCTTCGTGCTCGGCTTCTCCGCTGTCGGGTTGATGCCCGACGGCGGCGCGTCGGCGACCCTCGCAGCGGCCATCGGCCGGTCACGCGCGATGCGGATCGCGCTGCTCTCGGAGCCGATGAGCGCTCGCGAGGCGTACGAGGCCGGCCTCATCTCCCACGTCGCCCCCGACGAGGAGTACGACGCCCTCGTCGCCTCCGTCGTACGCCGCCTCGCCGGGGGACCGCCGCTGGCCTACGCCGCGACCAAGAAGGCCATCAACGAGGCGGCGTTCGCCCAGCTCGACCCCGCGCTGGAGCGGGAGCGGACCGGGCAGACCGTGTTGCTGCGCACCGCGGACGCCGCCGAGGGAATGCGCGCGTTCGCCGAGCGGCGGCGCCCGGAGTTCCGCGGGGAGTAG
- the hppD gene encoding 4-hydroxyphenylpyruvate dioxygenase: MTRTDSRALTADELRADLTLEQLQQLVGLVEYDDSRDPFPVIGMDAICFVVGNATQAAAYYQLAFGMELEAYRGPETGHRESKSYVLRSGSARFVLSGGVSPDSPLLDHHRAHGDGVVDLALEVPDVDRCIAHARAMGARVLEEPHDVSDAHGTVRVAAIATYGETRHTLVDRSAYDGPYLPGYVARRSAVDAEFVGRARRDQPRRLFQAVDHCVGNVELGRMDEWVDFYNRVMGFTNMAEFIGDDIATEYSALMSKVVASGNHRVKFPLNEPAIAKKKSQIDEYLEYYDGAGCQHIALATNDIVRTVDVMRSRGVEFLDTPASYYDDPALRARIGEVRVPIEELKARGILVDRDEDGYLLQIFTKPVGDRPTVFYELIERHGSLGFGKGNFKALFEAIEREQEARGNL; the protein is encoded by the coding sequence ATGACCAGGACCGACAGCCGCGCCCTGACCGCCGACGAGCTCCGCGCCGACCTCACCCTCGAGCAGCTCCAGCAGCTGGTGGGCCTGGTCGAGTACGACGACTCGCGCGACCCGTTCCCCGTCATCGGCATGGACGCGATCTGCTTCGTCGTCGGCAACGCCACGCAGGCGGCGGCGTACTACCAGCTCGCGTTCGGGATGGAGCTGGAGGCCTACCGCGGGCCCGAGACCGGGCACCGGGAGTCGAAGAGCTACGTCCTGCGATCCGGCTCGGCGCGGTTCGTGCTCTCCGGTGGGGTGAGCCCCGACAGCCCGCTGCTCGACCACCACCGCGCCCACGGCGACGGCGTCGTGGACCTCGCGCTCGAGGTGCCCGACGTCGACCGCTGCATCGCCCATGCCCGGGCGATGGGCGCGAGGGTCCTCGAGGAGCCCCACGACGTGAGCGACGCGCACGGCACGGTGCGGGTGGCCGCGATCGCGACGTACGGCGAGACCCGGCACACGCTGGTCGACCGGTCGGCGTACGACGGGCCTTATCTGCCCGGGTATGTCGCGCGCAGGTCGGCCGTGGACGCCGAATTCGTCGGTCGAGCCCGTCGAGACCAGCCCCGGCGGTTGTTCCAGGCCGTCGACCACTGCGTCGGCAACGTGGAGCTCGGGCGCATGGACGAGTGGGTCGACTTCTACAACCGGGTCATGGGCTTCACCAACATGGCGGAGTTCATCGGCGACGACATCGCGACCGAGTACTCCGCCTTGATGAGCAAGGTCGTCGCCAGCGGCAACCACCGGGTGAAGTTCCCGCTCAACGAGCCCGCGATCGCCAAGAAGAAGTCGCAGATCGACGAGTACCTCGAGTACTACGACGGCGCGGGGTGCCAGCACATCGCGCTCGCGACCAACGACATCGTGCGCACCGTCGACGTGATGCGGTCCCGCGGGGTGGAGTTCCTCGACACCCCGGCGTCCTACTACGACGACCCCGCACTGCGCGCCCGGATCGGTGAGGTGCGGGTGCCGATCGAGGAGCTCAAGGCGCGCGGGATCCTCGTCGACCGCGACGAGGACGGCTACCTGCTGCAGATCTTCACCAAGCCGGTGGGCGACCGTCCCACGGTGTTCTACGAGCTCATCGAGCGCCACGGGTCGCTCGGCTTCGGCAAGGGCAACTTCAAAGCGCTGTTCGAGGCGATCGAGCGCGAGCAGGAGGCCCGCGGGAACCTCTGA
- a CDS encoding Lrp/AsnC family transcriptional regulator has protein sequence MDDLDRKLLTLLSTEPRIGVLGASRRLGVARGTVQARIDRLVAAGVIADWAPRLDPEALGYPVTGFLTLEIRQGAGHDAVAEHLAAIPEVLEVCTITGVGDMWCRVVARSNADLQRVIDRVLADDRIVRSTTVIALATQIPHRVLPLLDAADAVP, from the coding sequence ATGGATGATCTGGACCGCAAGCTGCTCACCTTGCTGAGCACCGAGCCCCGCATCGGCGTCCTCGGGGCGTCCCGCCGCCTCGGCGTCGCCCGCGGCACGGTCCAGGCCCGGATCGACCGGCTGGTCGCGGCCGGGGTCATCGCCGACTGGGCGCCGCGCCTGGACCCGGAGGCGCTCGGCTACCCGGTGACCGGCTTCCTCACCCTGGAGATCCGCCAGGGAGCCGGACACGACGCGGTGGCCGAGCACCTGGCCGCGATCCCCGAGGTCCTGGAGGTCTGCACGATCACCGGCGTCGGCGACATGTGGTGCCGGGTGGTCGCGCGCTCCAACGCGGACCTGCAGCGGGTCATCGACCGGGTGCTGGCCGACGACCGCATCGTCCGCTCGACCACCGTCATCGCACTCGCCACCCAGATCCCGCATCGGGTTCTCCCGCTCCTGGACGCGGCCGATGCCGTACCGTGA